Proteins encoded by one window of Hafnia alvei:
- a CDS encoding YcgN family cysteine cluster protein, whose translation MTTLPFWQEKTLAEMSNDEWESLCDGCGQCCLHKLQDEDTDEIYFTNVACNLLNIKTCQCRHYERRFEYEEDCIKLTRENLETFEWLPPTCAYRMVHEGKDLPEWHPLKVGSKKAMHAERISVRYIAVRESEVSDWEDHIMNKPFWATNGSDS comes from the coding sequence ATGACAACTCTCCCTTTCTGGCAAGAAAAAACATTAGCTGAAATGAGCAATGATGAATGGGAATCACTTTGTGATGGTTGTGGGCAGTGCTGCTTGCATAAGCTGCAAGACGAAGATACTGACGAAATCTACTTCACCAACGTTGCATGCAACCTACTCAACATCAAAACGTGCCAATGTCGTCATTATGAGCGTCGTTTTGAGTATGAAGAAGACTGTATCAAGCTAACGCGCGAAAACCTTGAAACCTTCGAATGGCTTCCTCCTACCTGCGCCTATCGGATGGTTCACGAAGGCAAAGACTTGCCAGAATGGCATCCCCTCAAAGTGGGCTCTAAGAAAGCGATGCACGCGGAGCGGATCTCAGTACGCTACATTGCCGTACGCGAGAGTGAAGTCAGCGATTGGGAAGATCACATTATGAATAAACCTTTCTGGGCAACCAATGGGTCTGATTCTTAA
- a CDS encoding fumarylacetoacetate hydrolase family protein, whose translation MYQHRDWQGALLELPVSKVVCVGSNYGDHIKEMGGTQAPEPVLFIKPETALCDIRQPVAIPKDFGSVHHEIELAILIGTPLKQANEDRVARAIAGYGVALDLTLRDIQAECKKAGRPWEKAKAFDGSCPISGFIPESEFGDPQNAELSLSINGAIRQQGSTRDMITPILPLISYMSRYFTLRAGDIILTGTPQGVGPLVSGDMLTLSINGNSLSTRII comes from the coding sequence TGCGTTGGCAGTAACTACGGAGATCACATCAAAGAAATGGGCGGAACGCAGGCACCAGAGCCGGTCTTATTTATCAAACCGGAAACGGCGCTTTGTGATATTCGCCAGCCTGTTGCCATCCCGAAAGATTTTGGTTCTGTTCATCATGAGATTGAGCTGGCCATCCTGATTGGCACACCGCTGAAGCAGGCTAATGAAGATCGTGTGGCACGCGCTATTGCAGGTTACGGCGTCGCCTTAGATCTTACGCTGCGTGATATTCAGGCTGAATGCAAAAAAGCAGGACGTCCTTGGGAAAAGGCGAAAGCCTTCGATGGTTCTTGCCCCATTTCTGGATTTATCCCTGAATCTGAGTTTGGCGACCCGCAAAATGCTGAACTAAGCTTAAGCATCAATGGCGCTATTCGTCAGCAAGGTAGCACGCGTGACATGATTACGCCGATTCTGCCGCTGATAAGCTATATGAGCCGCTACTTTACTCTGCGTGCGGGCGACATTATTTTGACCGGAACCCCACAGGGCGTCGGACCTTTAGTCTCTGGCGATATGCTAACGTTATCCATCAATGGTAACTCATTGAGTACTCGCATTATCTAG